The genomic DNA GCATTAGCGACAGTAACACTTTTTTATGCGACAAGCCGTTGGAATGGATATTTCTGGGCTAGAATGCTATTAAAAAATCCTATGGAATTGAATCTTCAAGTATATATGAGAATTCTCATAGAAAACTATAGGAAGATGTTTGATGATATGCCAATTAATCTACCTTATGCAACAGATGCATATATTTATGCGATACTGGTATGTTCCATAATACCTGTATTGATAATATATCCTTACATTCAACAGTATTTTGCTAGAGGTGTTAATTTGGGTGGAGTAAAAGGTTAGTTACATATATTACAATTACATGTTAAGTATTTTACATGTATCAACATGTTAAATAATAAAATCTAGGAGGTATTCTATGAAAAAACTTATTGCTTTATTATTAATTGTTACTATGAGTATTGGTATGACCGCTTGTAGTGGAGGGAAAGCTAATCAAAAAACCGATGCAGGTGTTGGTAATAAAGAGGCAAGTAAAGAGAATGATAAATTGGAATTAGCTGAGTCACTAGATCTAAATATTGCTTTGGGAAATAATCAAAGAACAATAACATATCAACAAGCAGTTCCACTTACTATGCCTGATGGTTCAATCATAACACAAGGTGACCTGAAACCGGTTTGGAAGTATATTCAAGAACAAATTGGAGTTGATTTAAAAGATGTTGCTGTTCAAGACCAAAAAGCTGTAGAAATGATAGAAGTTTCAGCAGCTACAGGATTCACAGATGCAACTGTTTATGGCGGAGACAATATAGCTGAACAATTTATGAGTTATGGTGCTCAAGGGTATTTCGTTAATTTAAAAGAACGTTTGAATGATATGCCTAATTTCTCTAAATATCTAGAAGAAAATCCTAATGTAGCGAAAGCAATAACAGCATATGATGGAGGAATCTATCATGTACCATACACAGCAGAAATTGGTAGCTATGCTCGTATATTTGCAGGAAGAGAAACATGGGTAATAGAATTACTGGACAGAAAAGAGTCATTGATTGATGAATCACATACATTAGATGTTCATTATAAAGGTTACTGGGATAGAAATGAAACTAATGTAATTGATCTACAAAATGAAGCTTGTAATAACGATAAATTAACAAGGGATGTCGCTCTTAATACATTGAGTGACTATATTTCCAATACATATCCTGATTTAGAAAAACCATCTGATCTATACTTAGGAAAAACAGCTGAATATGATATAGATGAATTGGTTGCTCTTTTACGTGTTATTGAGTTATCACCTAATACTTTATCAAAGATTTCAACTGGAGAAGTAGTTGAAGATGCTCAGATATCACCTATCTTCTTTAGAAAAACCAAATATCGTGAAGATCTACTTAGATTTGCTAATTATTTTGATGGACAACGTGTTTTTGGATCAGATTCATATAAGGCAAGGTTCTATCTTGACGAAAATGGAGAATTCAATTTCTCATATGCCGAAGATGAATTCCTTAAAATAGTGGATTATCTAAAAGATATGTATTCTGAAGGTTTGATTTATAGCGAATTTGCTGATCTCAGTATGAAAGATGAAATAAGAAAACCTATGTATTCAAAAGATGATGAAGAAGGACACAAGCAATTCGGATTCATGACAAATGATTGGATACAATCAACTACAGCTAGTAATGATGATATAGTTGGAATGCTTCCACCTATTACTAAAATAGGTTCAAATGAGGAATTTGTTCATTATGTTGAGAATACAAGAGCTATTAAACTAGGTGGATGGGCTATATCTACAGCTTCTGATGAAAAACAAATTAATGCGGCACTTAAGTTATTTGATTATATGTTTACTGAAGAAGGTCATATTGTACAAAACTATGGAATTCCAGATGTACTAGCAGAAGGAGAGACTTTTGTTGCTCCAAATGGTACAGAATATCCTAAATTCAATGATTGGCTAATAAATACTTCCAATGATATGAAAAATGGTGATGTTTCAGGATTTCTAAGAGATTATATGGGTTCTTTAATTCCGATTGGATATCAAAAAGAAATTGGATTCGAACTTCAATTGACCAATGAAAAAGGATGGGATGCCTGGGATTTATATGAATCAGCAGGTGTATTGAGTACATCGTACGATTCTGAAGATCCATTATTTAAATTAGTGCCACCAGTATATTCATTGACTGAACAAGATACAGCTAAACTTGGAACTCTATCTATTGGGGATATTCAAACAGAGCAAATATTCATGTATATAACAAATGGAGACAATGCTGTTGAAAGTGTGAAAGAACTCAAACAGCTCTATATCGATGGTGGAGTAGAAGAATATATTAAAGTATACCAAGGAGCATATGATAGAAGTAATAAATAAATATTAAAAGGGTGAGGACTTATGTTCTCTCCCTCACATATTAATAATGGATTGTTCATGTTGTTATTAATATAAATGGAGGTTAAGAGATTGAAACCAGATCTATTATTAAAGATACAACGTATTTTAGCTTATATTTTTATTGCATTGACACTTTTGAGTTTTATTCTGAGTTTGGGATTTATGACTAATTATTATACTTTGTTTTATGAAGGGACTTTTGAGATGTTCAACTTCTTCAAAGATGTGCAAGTTCTCAATAAAGCAATATTCAATACTTCTTTAATATATGTGATATTGGCAATATTGTTGATACCTTTTGATATAAACAAGAAGAAACCTGGTATATTTGGAGTTTCTTTCGTAATCATAACTACTGTTTATACTTTGCTATCATCATATAAGATATTGTCAGATATTCCATATTACAAGAATATATACGCATCTTTTGATTTCGGGGAGATCAAAAACTATACTCCTTCAATAGTTGCCTTTGATTTATCTACGGTATTATTTATAGTTATTATTATTGCTGCTATATTATTATTTATTACATCATTAAGTAATTATATATCTACAATAAAAACCAAACGTATAAGGGGAGGTTCTAATGAAGCTTGATGAAAAAAAATTATACCAGAAAAATAAGATTGGATATAATCTGGTTTTGATTTTTGTAATCCTAGATACTATTTATACGATATTTACTCTAAAGAATATGGCAATTGATTATTCTATTGGTATTTTTATCATTACTAATATTTTGCTATTGATGGTTGGTTTTCTAGCGGCTGTAAAATTAAGAGTATATTCATTGAAATGGAGCTATCTAAGTATATTAATGGGTGTAGTTCAAGGGATTAGATTTTTCTTCATTCCACATGAATTGTGTGGACAAGTAAAAATGTATCTATCATTAGTACTATTGGCTAGTGCAGTAGTGGTATTTATTGCAGGTATTGTCTCAACCATTAAATCTAATAACAGAATACATTATATTAACGAAAACAATATTAGTGAAGAAGTATTAAGTTAGTAGGAGGATAATATGGCAGATCTTGAATTGAAAAACATAAATAAGATTTATCCTGAAGGTTTCCAAGCTGTATACGACTGCAACATAGATATAAAAAATGGTGAGTTCATAGTTTTGGTTGGTCCTTCCGGTTGTGGTAAATCAACTTTACTGAGGATGATAGCTGGTTTAGAAGAAATAACAAGCGGTGATATGCTTCTTGATGGGAAGAGAATCAATGATACTGCCCCATCTGATAGAGATATCGCAATGGTATTTCAGAATTATGCTTTATATGGCAATATGACAGTCTATGAAAATATGGGACTGAGTCTGACAGTTCGTCATGAAAATACTGACAAAATACATAAAAAAGTTATGAAGGCTGCTGATATAGCAGATCTAAAAAGTTATCTGAATAGAAAACCAAATAACCTTTCAGGTGGTCAACGTCAAAGAGTTGCTCTAGGTCGTTCCATAGTGAGAGATGCTACTATATTTCTAATGGATGAACCACTATCCAACCTAGATGCAAAATTGAGGACAAGTACACGTAAAGAAATAGTTGATTTGCATAATAAACTTAACAAGACTTTTATTTATGTTACTCATGACCAGATAGAAGCCATGACAATGGCTGATAGGGTTGTGATATTAAATAAAGGTAAGATACAGCAAATAGCGACTCCTAGTGAATTGTATTTATCACCAGAAAATATATTCGTTGGTGGATTTATAGGAAGTCCACCTATGAATTTCATTAAAGGTCATATTGATGGGAATAGATTTGTAAGTGAGAGTTTTAATGTAAAGATTCCAGAAGACAAGATGAAAATACTTACTGATTACATAGGAAAACAAATCATTTTGGGTGTAAGACCTGAACATTTTTCAAATGAACCTATATCACTAAAAAAGTATTCTGATTCAGTAGTAGATTGTATTGTAGATGTAGTTGAATTTTTAGGAGCTGATATGCTTATACATTTTGAGCTGGGAGAAAAGAAGTTAGTTAGCAAAATAAGAGCAAGACAGAGTTATTCATATGGAGATGAGATAAGACTTGCTATAAAGATGGATGAGGTTCATTTCTTCGATACTGAAACTGAATTAAGAATTAGATAGAAGGAGCATTTAAATGAAAGAAAAATTGTTAAATATTACAATTTATGTCACTTGTACAATGGCATTATTACAATTGGTTTTATCACAAATGCATATTAGTGTCATTACTAAAGTTTTCGCAACAGATGTTGGTTTTTACTTTTTCTTATTTATAATTTTTGGACTTGTTACTGTTTTTAATATGAAAAATGTTAAACAGAGTAATAATTCCATTTTACTTATAATATGTTCAGCTATTGCTATAGTAGTTGGTATTAAGTATATTCATATATTATTGGATGATGTAAGCCAAGGTAAATTGCTAACTTATAATGACATTGTTGTTTCTTTATATAATGTTATAGCAAGCATAATCATATATGGTGTAGGTACTATTACTGTCGTTATAACAAAAAGAAAACTCAACAGCAAGTGAGGGATATCATATGAAACCTAGAAAAAAATTTTTTACGGATGAAAGATTAGAATACCTTATTAGATGGTGGTCAGTTGGAGCAGTATATTTTTTTGTAGGATGGGGCACAGGTCTTGGAAATCAGGTCGGAACAGTAGATTTTATATTTTTTCTAGGACTGGGAATAGGTGTTTTTAATATTGCAGTAATTAATCCATTAATCAGAAAAATGCTTAATGTAAGATCCAACAAAAGATATAATGAAACAACTGTGTTTAATAAAGTATTGACAAGGTTAAAAGAAATATTTAAATCAATGCTTATAGTTCTGATTATGGTATATGTATATTCGTTGATCAATCAATTATTGATAAAAGTACTTTCTCTATCACCTAGTCAAGTACCTTTTCCAGGTGAACCCATAACATTTGGGATAATATATGTAATTATTCTTATGTGTATAAATAAAATTATGAGTATGTTTAGAAGACATTGTGTATAACGGAGGCTATATGGAATATTTAGAGATAGAAAAATTAAAAGAAGAAATAAAACTAAATGATAATTATAAGAATATGATAAAACAGATAGAAGAAGATGTTAATGAGTTTTGTCCCGAGTTTTATGACGATCCTAATAGAATATCAAGATGGGGGCATAATTATTTCTGCGAAATAGATGGCGGATTACTTATTTATGATAGAAAAAAACCTAGAGCTCATCAATGCGAAATATGTAAAGAAGTATACGACAACGAATTGTTAAATGGTGTCTGGGTATATATGTATCGTAATGATGCTGTTCTGGCAGCATGGAAATCTGCATTATTATATAGACTTACAAAAGAAAATAAGTATATTAAATATGTTAAGAAGATTATAGGTTTTTATTCTGATCATTATCTTGAATTCCAATTACATAAAAAAGAAAACACAATATTTGATAGTCTTGAAGATATGGAATGGGGCTGTGGAAGGATTATGCCACAAGCACTGAATGAGGCCTTATTGATTATAAGAATGGTAAATACTCTTGAGTTGGTTAAGGATGAAATAAGTAGTGATTTTCTTAATTCTGTTAATGATAATCTGTTTCAAGAAGCTTTCAAGTTGTTGAAACTTCAAGTGAATGAGATTCATAACATTCCTTGTTGGTGTAATAGTGCAATAGGTGTAATGGGATTATTTTTGCAGGATAAAGAAATGATTGATTTTACTTTTCAAGGTGAATTCAATATACGAAAACAACTATTAAGAGGAGTTACTCAAGATGGATTTTGGTATGAGGGCTCCATTCATTATAACTTCTTTACTCTTGAGGGAATGACTAACCTATTACTTTTTTGCAAGTTATATGATTATGATTTCGGTAATGAGAAGAATATTATTAAAAAGATGTTCATTTCAGCATATAACTATGCTTTTGATAATCATAAGCTACCTAATCCTAACGATGGTTGGCCAAATATTAACCTTAAGACATACAGCTATATCTATAGCGTTGCAACTAAGGTATTTGGAGTAGATAGTGAAATAGGTAACTTATTGAAGAATATAATGAATAAAGATGGTATAAGAGGTCAATTTCCATTATCAAGACCTTATTACTATAACAATGAAATATCTCTGGAAAGACTCATTTTGATTCCAGAGTTACACCCAAATGAAGCTGTAGAGGTTAATACATCATCTATTAATTTTTCAGCGTCACAATTTGGAATAATAAAAGATAACGGTATTAACATTTTCTATAAATATGGTCATAATGTACCTTCACATGCTCATCCAGATAAAATGAACATTGAAGTTACTTTCTTTGACCAAACATTAACTAGAGATTTATCAAATTCAGGCTATGGCAATCCATTATGTAATGAATGGCACAGAATGACTGCATCACATAATACCGTTGTAGTGAATGGAGAAAACCATAGTTCGTTGAAAGGGGGTACTTGCCTAGAGTTTAGAAAAAATATGATTGATGCCAAAGTAGATAATGTCTATGAAGGTGTTGATTTTAGAAGAAAAGTTGAAATTACAGAAGATGGGTTTAGAGATTTATTTACAGTAAGCTCTAATAGGATAAATACTTACGATTATTTCTTTCATGTTGAAGCAAATCTATTATCAGAACTTGAATTACAAAAAAGTAGTCTAGAATACCATGAAAATGGTTATCAGCATATAAGTAATATAAATAAGGTAATAACTGAAGCAACTTATGTTGATCTGGATTTTCAGCTTGCTGGTTATATCATAACAAGCAGAATAAATCTGGATGGTAAGGAGCTTTTTATAGCTAAATCTCCTGATAATCCTATAACTGAACAAAGAACATCATTAATAGTTAGAGCTCATGAAAGTAGTATAACTTATGATCTAACTTGGAAAATAAGGAGGTCCTAAAAATGGATATAAAAAATTATTTCGTAAATAGTGAAATCAAAACAAAAGACTTTGGCAATGGTATCAGAAGAAAAATTCTATCTTATAATGATAATTTAATGATAGTAGAGGTTTATTTTGATGAGAATGCTGAGATGGAAGTGCATGCTCATCCACATGAACAGATTACTTATATTATAGAAGGTGAATTCGAATTTAATATAGATGGAAACAAAAGAATCTGTAAACCTGGAGACAGTACATACAAACAAGCCAATATTAAACATGGTGCTGTGTGTCGTAAGAAAGGTAAGCTAATTGATATCTTTACTCCATGTAGACAAGATTTTTTAGATAAACAATAATTAATATAATAGGAGGATTTGCAATGAATAAGTATGCATTAATAACTGGAGGAACAGGTGGAATAGGTTTAGCCACTGCTAAGACCCTTGGAAAAGATGGTTATAAAATAATTTTAAATGGCATTGATGAAGAACAAGGTAAAAATGCTGTAAATGAATTAAATGAAATGGGTATAGAAACTGAATTGTTCATGTTTGACGTAACTGACGAAAAACAAGTAATAGAGAATTTCGAGACTATCAGTAAAAAATATGAAAAGATAGATGTACTTGTTAATAATGCAGGTGGATTAGGAGGAAGAAGCAGTTTTGAAGGTATGGAAACAAGCTTCTACAGAAAAGTCATGGCTCTTAATCTAGATAGTGTATTTTTTGTAACACGTTCAGCTATACCATTACTTAAGAAAGGAGATAAGCCTTCAATAGTTAACTTTACATCTATAGCTGGTTGGAATTCAGGTGGACCAGGTGCTGGCGTATACGGTACTGCTAAAGCGGCTGTTACAACACTTACAAGAGCATTGGCCAAAGAGTTGGCTGAATCAGGAATTAGGGTTAATGCAGTATCACCTGGAACAATTGATACTCCTTTCCATCAAGCAACAAAAGAGAAGAATATCGATTTATTCAATTCATGGAAAAACAACATTTTACTTAAGAGATTCGGTCAACCAGAAGAAGTTGCTACAGTAATAGAGTTCCTAGTCAGTGAAAAGGCTTCATTCTTGACAGGAGAAGTTATTCAAATCAATGGAGGACAAGCTTTCCTATAAAATAAATCCGGTATAACAGTTCATTCCTTATATAAACTCAAATTATTCTTGATTGAATAGTTTGGGTTTAATTTAAAGGCGAAAGGATATTTAATATGCATAATGTAGGCATATTTTTTAAAAGGGCATATAGGTGAAATGTATGAAAGATAATGATGTAAAGCGTAGACATATGATTCTTCAAGGTAATCTATGGCAAGTGATTCTTATATTATCGGTTCCTGTAGTTATAAATAATTTTGTACAATCTGTTTATAATTTTATTGATGTATTGTTTGTAGCTAATATCGGAAGTAAAGAAGTAGCTGCAATAAGTTTTGTATCTCCAATCAATAATCTTATATTGAGAGTAGGTATGGGATTTGCCATAGCTGGAACTACTCTTATCGCTAGAGAAATAGGAAGAGAAGATTATGATAGGGCTAAATTGATTTCTGTTCAGTTAATTAATTTTTGTCTTATGTTAGGTTCAATATTACTCATTGTTGGATTCTTCTTTTCTAAAGAGATACTGATTATGATGTCAGCTACAGATGAATTAGTGAGTATAGCAAATCTTTATTTCAAGATAAATATATTAAGTATTGTATTTGTTTTCATCAATACAGTATACTTCGCTATAAAAAGAGCCAGAGGTGCTACGCTGGAAACTATGATCGTTAATACCATGTCTGTAATTATTAAAGTTATTTGTAGTGCCATATTCATTAATGTGATGAAAAAAGGTTTAGTTGGTCTAGCTGTATCTACAATTATTGCAACTATGTTCGTTTCTATATATGCTGTTTATGATTTATTCATTAAAGAAACCAATTTCAGATTGTCACTTAAGAAATTTAGATTCAACAAGAAGATAATCTCTTCTATATTCATTATAGGATTTCCTTTAATGATTGAAAAATCGTCTGTATCCTATAGTTTTATAATGATTAATAAATATGTACTTGGTTATGGAGAGAGTGTGTTAGCTGCTTATGGTATAACTAATAGAATTAATTCATTAGCTTTTTCTAGTGTCATGGGCTTTGGAACTGCGGTGGCAGTAATCATAGGTCAAAATCTAGGGGCAAAACAGAGTAAACGTGCTAAAGATGCTGTAACAAAGACTTTTATCATCGCTATAATAACATCTATCGTAATCATATCCGTTATTCTGGTATTAAGATATAACATAGCAGGGCTGTTCTCTAAAGGTGATGAAGAGCTATTACGTCATACAGTTAATGCTATGAGTGTTTATTCTATATCAGTGATACCTTGGGGAATATTCCAAGTCGTAATTGGTGTATTCCAAGGAACTGGACATACTAAATATAATTTATTACTTAGTTTGATAAGATTATATATATTCAGACTACCAGTAGTTGTATTATTGTCTACTTATTCCAATCTGAATGAGTACAGTATTTGGTATTCCATGTTGATAAGTAATATACTAACAGCTGTGCTTTCCATAATAATTTATATGAGGATAAAAAAAGATTTGAGACTGACAGGAGAGTGAAAATGTCTCAAAATATTAAATAAAAGTCTATTATAACTATTTTATTTAAGGTATTCTGCTAATATAATAAAAGCATGAAAGTGCTATTATTATTAGAGAATACCTTTTTTGCAAAAAAAGGTATACTTCTTAGCTAAAATGTTAATTTGTTTTTTGTACTAGATGTATTTTTTGATTAAAATTCTCTAATAATTATAGTGTTATAGTTATTTTTTGTTAAAAATAATTAAGGAGGTTTGGAAATGTTTTTTGAAATTGAAAGAATAGGTAAACTATTAGAAGAAATTAAGAAATTGAGATATGTAAAATCAACTACTATTGAAAACATTTTAATCAAAGAAGGATTCTTCAAGGAAGTTGATGAAGTAGATAAGTCAGATGAACCATTTAGAAAATTCAATAAAGATGATAGGTGGGGTGGTAAAGACAAATATGCTTGGTTTAGAAGTGAATTTGTCGTTACTGAAGAATATGCTGACAAGAAATTAGTATATCAGGTCTTAACAGGTAAAGAGGGAGAATGGGATG from Vallitalea longa includes the following:
- a CDS encoding ABC transporter ATP-binding protein — its product is MADLELKNINKIYPEGFQAVYDCNIDIKNGEFIVLVGPSGCGKSTLLRMIAGLEEITSGDMLLDGKRINDTAPSDRDIAMVFQNYALYGNMTVYENMGLSLTVRHENTDKIHKKVMKAADIADLKSYLNRKPNNLSGGQRQRVALGRSIVRDATIFLMDEPLSNLDAKLRTSTRKEIVDLHNKLNKTFIYVTHDQIEAMTMADRVVILNKGKIQQIATPSELYLSPENIFVGGFIGSPPMNFIKGHIDGNRFVSESFNVKIPEDKMKILTDYIGKQIILGVRPEHFSNEPISLKKYSDSVVDCIVDVVEFLGADMLIHFELGEKKLVSKIRARQSYSYGDEIRLAIKMDEVHFFDTETELRIR
- a CDS encoding heparinase II/III domain-containing protein, whose translation is MEYLEIEKLKEEIKLNDNYKNMIKQIEEDVNEFCPEFYDDPNRISRWGHNYFCEIDGGLLIYDRKKPRAHQCEICKEVYDNELLNGVWVYMYRNDAVLAAWKSALLYRLTKENKYIKYVKKIIGFYSDHYLEFQLHKKENTIFDSLEDMEWGCGRIMPQALNEALLIIRMVNTLELVKDEISSDFLNSVNDNLFQEAFKLLKLQVNEIHNIPCWCNSAIGVMGLFLQDKEMIDFTFQGEFNIRKQLLRGVTQDGFWYEGSIHYNFFTLEGMTNLLLFCKLYDYDFGNEKNIIKKMFISAYNYAFDNHKLPNPNDGWPNINLKTYSYIYSVATKVFGVDSEIGNLLKNIMNKDGIRGQFPLSRPYYYNNEISLERLILIPELHPNEAVEVNTSSINFSASQFGIIKDNGINIFYKYGHNVPSHAHPDKMNIEVTFFDQTLTRDLSNSGYGNPLCNEWHRMTASHNTVVVNGENHSSLKGGTCLEFRKNMIDAKVDNVYEGVDFRRKVEITEDGFRDLFTVSSNRINTYDYFFHVEANLLSELELQKSSLEYHENGYQHISNINKVITEATYVDLDFQLAGYIITSRINLDGKELFIAKSPDNPITEQRTSLIVRAHESSITYDLTWKIRRS
- a CDS encoding cupin domain-containing protein, producing MDIKNYFVNSEIKTKDFGNGIRRKILSYNDNLMIVEVYFDENAEMEVHAHPHEQITYIIEGEFEFNIDGNKRICKPGDSTYKQANIKHGAVCRKKGKLIDIFTPCRQDFLDKQ
- a CDS encoding SDR family NAD(P)-dependent oxidoreductase, encoding MNKYALITGGTGGIGLATAKTLGKDGYKIILNGIDEEQGKNAVNELNEMGIETELFMFDVTDEKQVIENFETISKKYEKIDVLVNNAGGLGGRSSFEGMETSFYRKVMALNLDSVFFVTRSAIPLLKKGDKPSIVNFTSIAGWNSGGPGAGVYGTAKAAVTTLTRALAKELAESGIRVNAVSPGTIDTPFHQATKEKNIDLFNSWKNNILLKRFGQPEEVATVIEFLVSEKASFLTGEVIQINGGQAFL
- a CDS encoding MATE family efflux transporter, with protein sequence MKDNDVKRRHMILQGNLWQVILILSVPVVINNFVQSVYNFIDVLFVANIGSKEVAAISFVSPINNLILRVGMGFAIAGTTLIAREIGREDYDRAKLISVQLINFCLMLGSILLIVGFFFSKEILIMMSATDELVSIANLYFKINILSIVFVFINTVYFAIKRARGATLETMIVNTMSVIIKVICSAIFINVMKKGLVGLAVSTIIATMFVSIYAVYDLFIKETNFRLSLKKFRFNKKIISSIFIIGFPLMIEKSSVSYSFIMINKYVLGYGESVLAAYGITNRINSLAFSSVMGFGTAVAVIIGQNLGAKQSKRAKDAVTKTFIIAIITSIVIISVILVLRYNIAGLFSKGDEELLRHTVNAMSVYSISVIPWGIFQVVIGVFQGTGHTKYNLLLSLIRLYIFRLPVVVLLSTYSNLNEYSIWYSMLISNILTAVLSIIIYMRIKKDLRLTGE